One genomic segment of Candidatus Krumholzibacteriia bacterium includes these proteins:
- a CDS encoding HlyD family efflux transporter periplasmic adaptor subunit: MKPKKRMLAPVVLVLGIGTYAVLSRDRSPQGSFVASGTVEATEAQLGFQTAGRIETVGAREGDAVGVGDELGRLDRAEMQARHEQAQAEIEANRAVLSELERGSRSEEITQAEAARTEAAQRREDAERDLERTRRLREGGAVSQESLDKAALALDVARSLEQQAEQHWQLVRSGPRREKIAAQRAQLAQAEAALRVIDAMLEHMVVRAPFAGVVSVRHHEPGEIVAAGTPILTVLNRGDRWVRIYVPEHRLAAVRLGAPAFITCDTYPGKDYRGEVSFIASEAEFTPKSVQTTEERVKLVYAVKVRILEDPRSDLKPGMPVDVRLEMAP; this comes from the coding sequence ATGAAGCCGAAGAAACGCATGTTGGCTCCTGTCGTCCTCGTCCTCGGCATCGGCACGTACGCAGTGCTTTCGCGCGACAGATCGCCTCAAGGCTCCTTCGTCGCTTCGGGAACTGTGGAGGCCACGGAAGCGCAGTTGGGGTTCCAAACCGCCGGACGTATCGAGACCGTGGGAGCGCGGGAGGGCGACGCGGTCGGTGTCGGGGACGAACTGGGCCGTCTCGATCGCGCCGAGATGCAAGCGCGGCACGAGCAGGCGCAGGCGGAGATCGAGGCCAACCGTGCCGTCCTCAGCGAGCTGGAACGGGGGTCGCGCAGCGAGGAGATCACGCAAGCAGAGGCGGCGCGGACCGAGGCGGCGCAGCGCCGGGAGGATGCAGAGCGGGACCTGGAGCGCACGCGGCGCTTGCGCGAGGGCGGCGCGGTGAGCCAGGAGTCGCTGGACAAGGCAGCGCTGGCTCTCGACGTGGCCCGCAGCCTGGAGCAACAGGCGGAGCAACACTGGCAGCTGGTGCGAAGCGGGCCGCGGCGAGAGAAGATCGCGGCGCAGCGGGCGCAGCTCGCGCAGGCCGAAGCGGCGCTCCGCGTCATCGACGCCATGCTGGAGCACATGGTGGTCCGGGCGCCCTTCGCCGGCGTCGTCAGCGTGCGCCACCACGAACCGGGCGAGATCGTCGCCGCCGGGACGCCGATCCTCACCGTCCTGAATCGGGGCGATCGCTGGGTGCGCATTTACGTCCCTGAGCACCGTCTGGCCGCGGTGCGCTTGGGCGCCCCGGCCTTCATCACCTGCGACACCTACCCCGGCAAGGACTATCGCGGCGAGGTGAGCTTCATCGCCAGCGAAGCCGAGTTCACGCCTAAATCCGTGCAGACCACGGAGGAACGGGTGAAGCTCGTGTACGCGGTGAAGGTGCGCATCCTGGAAGACCCGCGCTCCGATCTCAAGCCGGGCATGCCGGTGGACGTGCGACTGGAGATGGCGCCATGA
- a CDS encoding TolC family protein, producing the protein MLGFATAAVLAVTDRGMAEPLTLHAAAERALAQYPSVQAAAARRDQAQKAIGVAKADWFPSLALSGTATRYEEPMLVYPIHGFTPSLVPPFARTLYHATLELGYTVFDGARSGRVREARARAGAAGASAGATAQEMLQNVVLSYLQVLGRRELLAAHDRRLEALRAERTRVEHLLATGRAAEVDRLQADAEVQRAEADRVERVAVLALAEQELARLLDVPAEATRASELVPVVLADSILAPADSLSAAAEARNPRLQQARAAAAASEAAAAAARGERWPELGIFARENYWNDDGGNDALEWSAGVQLVYPLFTGGARRAAIAAAGAEAQATSADAETAALEIDRGLDQARSDVEEARARGASLDIAVRRFAEVVRIRKLTLETGTGTQVDYLDAEADLLDAQARLIDSRHREIAARSELALHSGQLDLEWLRRNLENRP; encoded by the coding sequence ATGCTTGGTTTCGCAACGGCAGCGGTACTTGCCGTGACCGACCGCGGGATGGCGGAACCCCTCACCCTGCACGCCGCAGCGGAGCGGGCCCTGGCACAGTACCCGTCGGTGCAGGCGGCGGCGGCGCGACGCGACCAGGCGCAGAAGGCGATCGGCGTAGCCAAAGCCGACTGGTTTCCGAGTCTAGCTCTGTCCGGTACAGCGACGCGTTACGAGGAGCCAATGCTCGTCTATCCGATCCACGGCTTCACGCCGAGCCTGGTCCCGCCCTTCGCGCGCACGCTCTATCACGCCACGCTGGAGCTCGGGTACACCGTCTTCGACGGCGCGCGCAGCGGGCGCGTGCGCGAGGCGCGCGCCCGAGCCGGCGCTGCTGGCGCCAGCGCCGGCGCCACGGCCCAGGAAATGCTCCAGAACGTCGTCCTCTCCTACCTGCAGGTGCTGGGCCGTCGCGAGCTGCTGGCAGCGCACGACCGCCGCCTCGAAGCATTGCGTGCCGAGCGCACCCGAGTGGAACACCTGCTGGCTACCGGCCGGGCGGCCGAGGTGGATCGCCTGCAGGCAGATGCCGAGGTACAACGGGCAGAAGCGGACCGAGTGGAGCGCGTGGCGGTGCTCGCCTTGGCCGAGCAAGAGCTGGCTCGCCTGCTCGACGTGCCGGCCGAAGCCACCCGCGCGAGCGAGCTCGTCCCCGTCGTGCTCGCCGATTCCATCCTGGCGCCGGCGGACTCTCTCTCCGCCGCTGCCGAGGCACGCAACCCGCGCCTGCAACAGGCGCGCGCTGCCGCGGCAGCGTCCGAGGCCGCGGCCGCCGCAGCCCGGGGCGAACGCTGGCCGGAACTCGGAATCTTCGCGCGCGAGAATTACTGGAACGACGACGGAGGCAACGACGCCCTGGAGTGGAGCGCCGGTGTGCAGCTCGTCTATCCCCTGTTCACCGGCGGTGCCCGGCGGGCGGCCATCGCCGCGGCTGGGGCCGAAGCGCAGGCCACCAGCGCGGACGCCGAGACCGCGGCCCTCGAAATCGACCGCGGCCTCGACCAGGCGCGGAGCGACGTCGAGGAAGCTCGCGCCCGTGGTGCCAGCCTGGACATCGCCGTACGTCGCTTCGCCGAGGTGGTCCGCATCCGCAAGCTCACTCTGGAGACGGGGACGGGAACGCAGGTGGATTACCTCGATGCCGAAGCGGACCTCCTCGATGCACAAGCCCGTCTCATCGACTCGCGTCACCGCGAGATCGCCGCGCGTAGTGAGCTCGCCCTGCACAGCGGCCAGCTCGACCTGGAGTGGCTACGCCGCAACCTGGAGAACCGCCCATGA
- a CDS encoding TetR family transcriptional regulator: protein MNETRRQVLQAARRQFARHGYDAASVRNITRAARANLGAVTYYFESKQKLYLEVLQQATQPLRERIEHAAATQGSPLQRIEQIIRAFFEHLAEHPDMPALILRELALERPIPLPVRAVMGSVFVALRGCLEEGQRDGSIVSGDVRHLAIGIVSQPIYTALAQRPLREVLGLGLQDSTVRAQLVDDVVRFVRRALSSPAKGEER from the coding sequence ATGAATGAGACACGCCGGCAGGTGCTCCAAGCGGCTCGACGCCAGTTCGCCCGTCATGGTTACGATGCCGCCTCGGTGCGGAACATCACCCGCGCGGCCAGGGCCAACCTGGGCGCGGTCACGTATTACTTCGAGTCGAAACAGAAACTGTACCTCGAGGTCCTGCAACAGGCGACGCAGCCGCTGCGGGAGCGTATCGAGCACGCCGCTGCCACGCAGGGCTCGCCGCTCCAGCGCATCGAGCAGATCATCCGGGCTTTTTTCGAACACCTGGCGGAGCACCCCGACATGCCGGCGCTCATCCTGCGCGAACTGGCCCTGGAGCGTCCTATTCCGCTCCCCGTCCGTGCGGTCATGGGGAGCGTCTTTGTCGCTCTGCGCGGCTGCCTCGAGGAGGGACAGCGCGACGGATCCATCGTGAGCGGCGACGTGCGACACCTGGCCATTGGCATCGTGTCGCAGCCGATCTACACGGCACTGGCGCAACGGCCGCTGCGCGAGGTCTTGGGGCTCGGTCTGCAAGATTCGACGGTGCGGGCGCAACTGGTGGACGACGTGGTGCGTTTCGTGCGGCGCGCCCTGAGTTCCCCGGCGAAGGGAGAAGAGCGATGA
- a CDS encoding NHL repeat-containing protein yields MPGQFFEPADLAVAGDGTVYVVDRGNHRIQRFTAEGAFLLEWSQSTEQSSFNNPTGIDIDASGNVYVADTSIHLFTASGAYTRTIRGPTYRVAVDDGEVYGAVYDSVFVETPTGQVLRGWTIPEASMGNLHAVCLFADGRLAVTWPIMDRIFVMERHGSQQTSWGGNFGVLNSLASDGKLVYVADLGRSEIVVLTLEGTEIGSFPVTVPQLGALRPVSIAFSDQGELYVVADSYVVVYAAPTAVESTTWSKIKSLFR; encoded by the coding sequence TTGCCGGGGCAGTTTTTCGAACCGGCGGATCTGGCTGTCGCTGGCGACGGAACGGTCTACGTCGTCGACCGCGGCAACCATCGCATCCAGCGCTTTACCGCCGAGGGGGCGTTTCTCCTCGAGTGGAGCCAGAGCACCGAACAGTCGTCATTCAATAACCCGACGGGGATCGACATCGATGCCTCGGGGAATGTCTACGTGGCGGATACCTCGATCCACCTCTTCACCGCCAGCGGAGCGTACACCCGGACGATCCGTGGGCCGACCTACCGCGTCGCCGTAGATGATGGGGAGGTCTATGGGGCCGTCTACGACAGTGTCTTCGTGGAGACTCCCACGGGTCAGGTTCTGCGCGGGTGGACGATCCCCGAGGCATCCATGGGCAATCTCCACGCTGTCTGCCTGTTTGCGGACGGACGCCTGGCGGTGACCTGGCCGATCATGGACCGTATCTTCGTCATGGAACGCCATGGCAGCCAGCAAACGTCCTGGGGCGGCAACTTCGGCGTCCTGAACTCACTGGCAAGCGACGGGAAGCTGGTGTACGTAGCCGACCTCGGGCGCAGCGAGATCGTCGTTCTGACACTCGAGGGTACGGAGATCGGCAGCTTCCCGGTGACGGTGCCACAGCTCGGCGCCCTCCGTCCCGTCTCCATCGCTTTCAGTGACCAAGGCGAACTCTACGTCGTCGCGGATTCGTATGTCGTCGTGTACGCCGCGCCTACGGCGGTGGAATCGACGACCTGGTCGAAGATCAAGTCACTCTTCCGGTGA
- a CDS encoding dipeptidase, with translation MRHVLVMLGLFALVTLITRSAGAEDLEARARQLLRSVPLVDGHNDLPWRLRQKVQGQLARLDVGKDTAAQETLQTDLLRLRRGGVGAQFWSVYVPAEQAPAQAVVEVLEQIDLVHRLVQRYPEDLELARGAADVRRCHKRGHIACLIGVEGGHSVANSLGVLRQLHAVGARYMTLTHNKDTAWADACSDKPARDGLSPFGVEIVREMNRLGMLVDLSHVSAATMHDALDVSAAPVIFSHSSTRALTEHLRNVPDDVLRRLPSNGGVVMVTFVPRFVSAEVMAWDAEEEAEKARLGIRLPGQTALVQEHLEHWRAEHPAPQATLQQVADHIEHVVRVAGIDHVGLGSDFDGMRGRTLGLEDVSKFPALLAELLRRGWSDRDVQRLAGLNLLRVLERAEEVATELRARTPAEALFDSTAAISLH, from the coding sequence ATGCGTCATGTCCTCGTCATGCTCGGTTTATTCGCCCTGGTGACGCTGATCACGCGAAGCGCCGGGGCCGAGGACCTGGAGGCGCGCGCGCGCCAGCTGCTCCGCTCCGTGCCCCTGGTGGACGGGCACAACGACCTGCCGTGGCGACTGCGCCAGAAGGTGCAGGGACAGCTGGCACGGCTCGATGTGGGCAAGGACACGGCGGCGCAGGAGACCTTGCAAACCGACCTGCTACGCCTGCGACGCGGCGGCGTGGGGGCGCAGTTCTGGTCTGTCTACGTGCCCGCCGAGCAGGCGCCCGCCCAGGCCGTGGTGGAGGTGCTCGAGCAGATCGATCTCGTGCACCGGCTGGTGCAGCGCTATCCCGAGGATCTCGAGCTCGCCCGCGGCGCCGCGGACGTGCGGCGCTGCCACAAGCGCGGACACATCGCCTGCCTCATCGGTGTGGAGGGTGGGCACAGCGTCGCCAATTCCCTGGGGGTGCTGCGCCAGCTGCACGCCGTCGGCGCCCGCTACATGACCCTGACGCACAACAAAGACACCGCCTGGGCGGACGCCTGCAGCGACAAGCCGGCGCGGGATGGTCTGTCGCCCTTCGGCGTCGAGATCGTCCGCGAGATGAACCGTCTCGGCATGCTGGTGGACCTTTCGCACGTCTCGGCTGCGACGATGCACGACGCTCTCGACGTGAGCGCCGCGCCGGTGATCTTCTCCCACTCCTCCACCAGGGCGCTGACGGAACACCTGCGCAACGTGCCCGACGACGTGCTGCGCCGGCTGCCGTCGAACGGCGGCGTGGTCATGGTGACCTTCGTGCCGCGGTTCGTCTCCGCCGAGGTCATGGCCTGGGATGCGGAGGAAGAAGCCGAGAAGGCCCGGCTCGGCATCCGGCTCCCTGGACAGACGGCGCTGGTGCAGGAGCATCTGGAGCACTGGCGCGCCGAGCACCCGGCACCACAGGCGACTCTGCAGCAGGTGGCCGACCACATCGAGCATGTCGTGCGCGTTGCCGGCATCGACCACGTGGGCCTGGGCTCCGATTTCGACGGCATGCGTGGCAGGACGCTGGGCTTGGAAGATGTGTCCAAGTTCCCCGCCTTGCTGGCCGAGCTCCTGCGCCGCGGCTGGTCCGACCGCGACGTGCAGCGTCTCGCCGGGCTCAACCTGCTCCGCGTCCTGGAGCGGGCCGAGGAAGTGGCGACGGAGCTGCGCGCCCGGACACCTGCCGAGGCGCTTTTCGATTCGACTGCCGCCATCTCCTTACACTAG
- a CDS encoding L,D-transpeptidase, which yields MFGSALVGIVLGLLLWGSGYEDTPIPLGGEGDNAKLGAAEKRLQAKLQRFVPREPFIVVDAAHNRLYLRDGEALKLDAMCSSGSGMILKDIGGERHWVFDTPRGHFRILNIMRNPIWKKPDWAFVEEGKPIPKDPNERFEAGVLGEYGMYFGDGYLIHGTLYERLLGRSVTHGCIRLGREDLRQLHELVRVGTPVYIY from the coding sequence GTGTTCGGGAGCGCCCTTGTCGGCATCGTCCTGGGTCTGCTGCTCTGGGGCAGCGGCTACGAGGACACGCCTATACCGCTCGGCGGTGAGGGTGACAACGCCAAGCTCGGAGCGGCGGAGAAACGGCTGCAAGCGAAGCTGCAGCGCTTCGTGCCGCGGGAACCGTTCATCGTCGTCGATGCGGCGCACAATCGTTTGTACCTGCGCGACGGCGAAGCACTGAAGCTGGACGCCATGTGTTCCTCCGGCTCCGGGATGATCCTCAAGGACATCGGCGGCGAGAGGCACTGGGTCTTCGACACGCCGCGGGGCCATTTCCGCATCCTCAACATCATGCGCAACCCCATCTGGAAGAAACCCGACTGGGCCTTCGTCGAGGAGGGGAAGCCGATCCCCAAGGATCCCAACGAGCGCTTCGAGGCCGGCGTGCTCGGGGAGTACGGCATGTATTTCGGCGACGGCTATCTGATCCACGGCACGCTCTACGAGCGCCTGCTCGGCCGGAGCGTGACGCACGGCTGCATCCGTCTGGGTCGCGAGGACCTGCGGCAACTGCACGAGCTGGTCCGTGTGGGCACACCCGTCTACATCTATTGA
- a CDS encoding L,D-transpeptidase → MLRHFATPVLFLSDCLCAWLAAWFGPGLSALRRFFRRAFQKLPPRLQLRLRLWAIPPALLRAKRNLLLASAACLLLGLTAAALVPIVSGRTSPPDFGRQAAWRAYEQAERRGAARWAPRQLAAAKKALAQGLFEYRRQSARFLPLRNFEVARLILSQAEQRSWEAARGAVNRRKSAQERAQMQVHQATELVAIGRDFGMLMPLSLYERTLLARAQVRLQEAKQHWREGHYADAEALATESETVASRVGEACAERAGRYADTQLVERWRHMVDETVAWSRRTGQTAIVVSKAAHSLTLYRGGMPNKRYRADIGSNSIADKTASGDQATPEGKYRIVAKKDVGQSHYHRALLLDYPTAEDLAVFRRLRRSGKIRASAPGGQIEIHGEGGRQKDWTRGCVAIANPEMDELFNAVSIGTPVVIVGSHGDGGPFLELVERYRAAKSEVIP, encoded by the coding sequence ATGCTGCGGCATTTCGCCACTCCCGTTCTCTTCCTGAGCGACTGTCTCTGCGCCTGGCTCGCGGCTTGGTTCGGGCCCGGACTTTCCGCGCTGCGCCGCTTCTTCCGGCGCGCCTTCCAGAAGCTCCCCCCGCGGCTCCAGCTGCGGCTGCGGCTCTGGGCGATTCCCCCGGCCCTCTTGCGGGCGAAACGCAATCTCCTCCTCGCCAGCGCCGCCTGTCTCCTCCTGGGGCTCACGGCCGCGGCCCTGGTTCCCATCGTTTCCGGACGCACGAGCCCTCCTGACTTCGGCCGGCAAGCGGCGTGGCGGGCCTACGAACAGGCCGAACGGCGCGGCGCCGCGCGCTGGGCGCCCCGGCAGCTCGCCGCCGCCAAAAAGGCGCTCGCCCAGGGCCTTTTCGAGTACCGCCGGCAATCGGCCCGTTTCCTGCCGCTGCGGAACTTCGAGGTGGCACGGTTGATCTTGTCGCAAGCGGAACAACGCTCCTGGGAAGCGGCCCGGGGCGCGGTGAACCGTCGGAAGTCGGCGCAGGAACGCGCCCAGATGCAGGTCCACCAGGCCACGGAGCTGGTGGCGATCGGGCGCGACTTCGGCATGCTCATGCCGCTCTCGCTCTACGAGCGAACGTTGCTCGCGAGGGCCCAGGTCCGACTGCAGGAAGCCAAGCAGCATTGGCGCGAAGGCCACTACGCCGACGCCGAGGCCCTGGCGACAGAGTCCGAAACGGTGGCGAGCCGGGTCGGCGAGGCGTGCGCCGAGCGCGCCGGCCGCTATGCCGACACCCAGCTCGTCGAGCGCTGGCGGCACATGGTGGACGAAACCGTGGCCTGGTCGCGTCGCACGGGGCAGACGGCCATCGTGGTGAGCAAGGCGGCGCACTCGCTGACGCTCTACCGCGGCGGCATGCCAAACAAACGCTACCGCGCCGACATCGGCAGCAACAGCATCGCCGACAAGACCGCCTCGGGGGATCAGGCGACGCCGGAAGGCAAGTACAGGATCGTGGCGAAGAAGGACGTGGGGCAATCGCACTACCATCGGGCCCTGCTGCTGGACTATCCCACCGCCGAGGACCTGGCGGTCTTCCGCCGGCTGCGCCGTTCGGGCAAGATCCGCGCGAGCGCTCCGGGCGGGCAGATCGAGATCCACGGCGAAGGCGGCCGGCAGAAGGATTGGACCCGGGGCTGTGTGGCCATTGCCAATCCCGAGATGGACGAGCTGTTCAACGCCGTGAGCATCGGCACGCCGGTCGTCATCGTCGGTAGCCATGGTGATGGCGGCCCGTTCCTCGAGCTGGTGGAGCGCTATCGCGCGGCGAAGAGCGAGGTCATCCCATGA
- a CDS encoding T9SS type A sorting domain-containing protein, producing MSNSVGFIFAARKLLFVVLLLALPWSVAQGGSITGTIRDAQTGQPLGRMDLDVFNIQLEQVLGIDTPGMPNDDNSAEDGSFLLEPLPAGRYYVRVDPSLTQGYPVQYYPEVFLQSQAFSVQVRSNGVVNLDFYISRGHHCRGRVVDAITGAPLAGVDLDLYGADGSFVDHVDAITDLDGFFTVGPVPDGNFYLRADPSGNSDYLAEFYGGSVALSGSQLVHVAGGDALGLEFKLDLGGSLNGVVTDRATGAPLAGVDIDVFDQNGVFLDEADATTDVHGVYRVSSLPDGLYYVLADPTAAQGCLDTYFGDTSQIASAARVAVSRGTTASGVSISLPLGGTLGGTVTDASTGQPLANVGIDVWSGNTRVARTHSEADGTYLAGAVPTGAYIVRCDGVPELGLAFQYHTGVMLASQATPIAVQAGSSAGSIDFALRPGGWISGTVATRMGDPMAGVSIDVYTPAGEVLPSLDTNTDAGGHYRIGPIPASTFVVRANPGSLYPEFTPRYYGGTIQLSTAQPLTVTAGATLADIDFPYGTIERQILPRRIQEIAATPNPFNPRTRLAFDLEATGPVKVTIHDVRGRVLAVLADGVMEKGRHELLWDGQGVLGQDTSSGVHFVRLETATRVVKQKLILLK from the coding sequence ATGTCTAATTCCGTTGGTTTCATCTTCGCTGCGAGGAAACTCCTCTTCGTCGTCCTGCTCCTGGCCCTGCCGTGGTCGGTGGCGCAAGGGGGAAGCATCACGGGTACCATACGCGACGCCCAAACGGGCCAGCCTCTGGGTCGTATGGATCTCGATGTCTTCAACATCCAACTCGAGCAGGTGCTGGGGATCGACACCCCGGGCATGCCCAACGACGACAACTCCGCCGAAGACGGCAGCTTCCTCCTCGAGCCGCTACCGGCAGGGCGCTACTACGTGCGCGTCGATCCCTCGCTCACGCAAGGCTACCCGGTGCAGTACTACCCTGAGGTGTTCCTGCAGTCCCAGGCCTTTTCCGTGCAAGTGCGCAGCAACGGCGTGGTGAACCTGGACTTTTATATCTCCCGTGGCCATCACTGCCGCGGCCGCGTGGTGGACGCCATCACCGGCGCGCCCCTCGCCGGCGTGGATCTCGACCTCTACGGTGCCGACGGCTCCTTCGTCGACCATGTCGACGCCATCACCGACTTGGACGGTTTCTTCACCGTGGGTCCGGTCCCGGACGGCAACTTCTATCTCCGCGCCGATCCCTCGGGGAACTCCGATTACCTCGCCGAGTTCTACGGCGGCTCCGTCGCGCTCTCCGGCTCGCAGCTGGTGCACGTCGCCGGCGGCGACGCGCTGGGCCTCGAGTTCAAGCTCGACCTGGGAGGTTCGTTGAACGGCGTGGTCACCGACCGGGCGACCGGCGCACCGCTCGCCGGAGTGGACATCGACGTCTTCGATCAGAACGGCGTCTTCCTCGACGAGGCCGACGCCACCACCGATGTCCACGGCGTCTATCGGGTCAGCTCGCTGCCCGATGGCCTGTACTACGTCTTGGCCGATCCCACCGCGGCGCAGGGTTGCCTGGATACCTATTTCGGTGACACGAGCCAGATCGCTTCTGCCGCTCGCGTCGCCGTCTCCAGGGGCACCACCGCCTCGGGTGTTTCCATCAGCCTGCCGCTCGGCGGTACCCTCGGCGGCACCGTGACCGACGCGAGCACCGGCCAACCCCTGGCGAACGTCGGCATCGACGTGTGGTCCGGGAACACCCGGGTGGCGCGGACGCACAGCGAGGCGGACGGCACCTACCTCGCCGGTGCCGTGCCGACCGGTGCCTACATCGTGCGCTGCGACGGGGTCCCGGAACTCGGGCTCGCCTTCCAGTACCACACCGGTGTCATGCTGGCCTCGCAGGCGACGCCGATCGCCGTGCAAGCGGGCTCGAGCGCGGGCAGCATCGACTTCGCCTTGCGGCCCGGCGGCTGGATCAGCGGCACCGTGGCCACGCGGATGGGCGATCCCATGGCAGGGGTGAGCATCGACGTGTACACGCCGGCGGGTGAGGTGCTGCCCTCGTTGGACACCAACACCGATGCCGGCGGCCATTACCGGATCGGCCCGATCCCGGCGAGCACCTTCGTCGTACGCGCCAATCCGGGCTCGCTGTACCCGGAGTTCACGCCTCGCTACTACGGCGGCACGATCCAACTTTCCACGGCACAGCCCCTGACGGTGACGGCCGGGGCGACGCTGGCGGACATCGACTTCCCCTACGGCACCATCGAGCGGCAGATCCTCCCGCGCCGGATCCAGGAGATCGCGGCCACGCCCAACCCGTTCAACCCGCGCACCCGACTCGCCTTCGACCTGGAGGCGACGGGTCCGGTGAAGGTCACCATTCACGACGTGCGCGGCCGGGTCCTCGCCGTGCTCGCCGACGGCGTTATGGAGAAAGGGCGGCACGAGCTGCTCTGGGATGGTCAGGGCGTCCTCGGGCAGGACACTTCGAGCGGCGTCCACTTCGTGCGCCTCGAGACGGCCACCCGGGTGGTGAAGCAGAAACTCATCCTGCTCAAGTAG